The genomic region GACATTCCAGAGCAGCCACCCTGACGCACTCCCACCCGCAAGCAGAGGTCTTGCCCTTGGCGATCGCGCAGAAATGAAATGTGTTGCAGAGCTGCTTGGGTTAACTGAATGCCTCGTTGTTGAGACTGGGTTGCTGATGTCATAGACTGTTACAACTCCTGGTATGGTTTTAGAATGCAATATGCAGCTTTTTCGTCCATTGTAACGGCAACAGAGGTGCGGTTTGAGAAATTGTCAACGATCCTGACCAAAGCACCACAAAGATTTCTATCCTAGAATTGATAGGTCTAATTGGATGAAACGGGATCGGGGAAAATACAACTCCTGTTGGCTGAGGCAAGGCTGCCAATTGCTTAACTACAGCTCCCACACCTAAGTAAGATCGAAAGTTTGCACTGTCTCCCTGATTGGCTTGGTTGGTCTATGACAACTTCGTTAAATAGCTCCACGCGACGGCGTTTGCAGAAATTGAATCAAATTCCTTGTGTCTGGGAGGGCGATCGCCGCACGTTATCAGCGCCAAGCCCCAGAGGGGACGCAGAGGCAGGGAGCGAGTGTATTTTGTGGGTCGATGGCTCTCAAGGAGTCGTGCGAGCAATGGATGTCGTGGCTACTGACAGCGGACCCGAAGTTGTCGTGCGCACGCTGTTGCGGGCAATGGAGCATCCCAACAGTCCCGCCAAACCCGCTCGTCCTCAAAAAATTGTCGTGCGCGATCGCGAAATTCAGTTTTACTTGCGCGGCGTGTTACAAGAATTAGACATCGTGATCGATTACGTCCCCGATCTACCGCTAATTGATGAATTGTATCGCGGCTTTGAAGAATTTGGAGAAGCTCATCCCCCCGAATTACCACCACAATATGCCACCGCACTCAAAAAGAAAGCATTTGAGATTTGGCAAGCTGCTCCTTGGGAGTTGTTAGAAGAACACCAAATTATCGCCGTCAAGCTCAACCATTTTGATATCGAAACCCTATATATTTCTGTGATGGGAATGTTAGGGATGGAATATGGCATTTTGCTCTATCGCTCTGCTGAATCCTTGCAAAGATTTCGAGCGAAAGTTTTGATTGAAGAAGATGCCACAGAACAGCTAGAAGAAGCTTTTCTCAAACAAGATTGCTTATTTCTCACTTTCGAGCGCTCGGAAGATATGGATGGTGGTGGAGAATTTGTCGATCTAGCAGACCTACCCCTATCGGAGATTGAGCCATCTTTTGGTAATATCCATCCTCTAGAAGGACTGCGCTCTGTCCTCTATGAGGAGGAGGCTAGTGCTGTTTTTGTGGCTTTGGAAGCTTTAAATCGCTTTTTGCGAAACGAGCGCCGACAACTAGGCGGGAAAACTTTCCCTGAGATTAGCCGCAATTATCGCATTACACTACCCTCATCCCAGTCGGAGAAAAAATCTCACCCCCTCAGCGTGACTGTCTCCACCTTGCCGAATTTGGCTACAGAGTTAGAGGAAATGGCAGATGCAGTTGCAACTGAGGCAATAGAAGCAGAAGATTTGGACGACATGCCTCTATTTCAGTCTTTACGGGACGACCTAATCCCAGAAGATTCTTTTCTCAGTTTGGGGGTTGTGTCTTGGGAAATGGTGCAACAATTGCGCCAGAAAGTCACCCATCAGCAAGTCGGCAAGCCTACAGAAGCAGGAGATGGATTGCCAGTGATTTTGATTCAAACTTCCCGTCCTAAAGCCAAAGAAGCGATCGAGGTTATCTTGAGCGCGGGAGGACTTAGAGGTATCGGTTTTAATCCCGGAGCAGATCCGTTTGGTGGCGATCGCTATGATTTAGGAGTATTGCAAACCAACAATGGGGAATTATTTTTGTTTGGCGAATTTTTAGAAGACGATCCAGTTCACGTCGTCGCGAGAAAGAAGTGGAACGATCGCTGCAAGCATACCAAAGGCTATTGTGGCTTAATCGTCGCGAGAGGTCTAATGGGTGCTTCGCGGGGACAACCCCAAATGAAAGATATGATGGCACTGTTTGAAGCGCGATCTCTTTCATCTAAAGATTTAGGCATTGGAATGCTTCAGTTAATGCCACAGATTGAATAAGTGCGGTTATTGGTGATTGGTAGTTGGTAGTTGGTAGTCGGTTCTCCCCTGCTCCTCTGCTCGCTGCTCGCTGCTCGCTGCTCGCTGCTCGCTGCTCCCTGGTCACTGAGTCTGTTCTACTTTATGTTGCTCTAAATTGGCGAGATCGCGAAAAATAATCAAAAATTCTTTATCGCCAATTGTACTAATTCGTGCTTCTTGGTACTGCTGTTTGTCCTTGAAAGAAACCGGAAATTGAAAAATCTGAGTTGCGCCAGTTCTCAGAGCTAATCGAGCATATTCAATCAGCTGTTGTGCCGTTTCTGCTGGCAAGAACTCATTCACGTTCTTACCTAGGATATCTCCATTCAAAGTAAACGAATTAGCTTCTTTTGCTGGCATATAACTCAGACACGTACCATCTTGTTTCATCCGCAATATAGAATCTGGCAGCGCCCTCAATATCGTACTACTCGCCGTTTCACTTTCATATAAGGCAGCTTGAACTTCTTTTTGTCACCGCCAGTTCTGAATTAGTTTCTCTACTACGATCGCACCTAATACGCCACAGACCAAGCCGAGAATCCCAATTGGAATTAGCAAGTCTTGAGCAGAAAAATTAGATTGCGATACATCAGACACTGCTACGTTATATTTTTTCAGAACGACTCGTGACGTTATGCCGTACAGAGAGCTACAAAATACAATTAAAAATAAGATGAGTCCCAGCCAAGCCTGTCTGCGTAGTAAGGCAACTGTATTAGCTAAAGCAGAGGGTGATAATGTTTGAACGGGAGATTGCTGCGGTTGCTGTCGCGGAATTTGACTGCCGATTAACGAAGTCATCCTAATTCCAGCAATTAATAGTGCTATTAAACCCGAACCTAATAAGAGAATGTAAAAATTACTGAATGTTCCTCCTAAATATAATCCCTGATGAATTTCTAGCAAAAATCCGATTTGCTCTCTAGATAAACCGAGCCAGTCCCTTGCTATTGTGTAAGCTACACCTGTTTCGGCGCTAATTGAAAGTGGTAAAAGTAAAATCAATGCGAGCAGCCGATGGATATTGCGAATATTCGGTTTTGCCAGTTCGCGATCGCTACTCCGACGATCGAGTAAATGCGTACCTGTTACGCTCATTCCCAATATCCCCAAGCTAATCAGAATAATGTATATGGGA from Chroococcidiopsis sp. SAG 2025 harbors:
- a CDS encoding DUF6930 domain-containing protein, with the translated sequence MTTSLNSSTRRRLQKLNQIPCVWEGDRRTLSAPSPRGDAEAGSECILWVDGSQGVVRAMDVVATDSGPEVVVRTLLRAMEHPNSPAKPARPQKIVVRDREIQFYLRGVLQELDIVIDYVPDLPLIDELYRGFEEFGEAHPPELPPQYATALKKKAFEIWQAAPWELLEEHQIIAVKLNHFDIETLYISVMGMLGMEYGILLYRSAESLQRFRAKVLIEEDATEQLEEAFLKQDCLFLTFERSEDMDGGGEFVDLADLPLSEIEPSFGNIHPLEGLRSVLYEEEASAVFVALEALNRFLRNERRQLGGKTFPEISRNYRITLPSSQSEKKSHPLSVTVSTLPNLATELEEMADAVATEAIEAEDLDDMPLFQSLRDDLIPEDSFLSLGVVSWEMVQQLRQKVTHQQVGKPTEAGDGLPVILIQTSRPKAKEAIEVILSAGGLRGIGFNPGADPFGGDRYDLGVLQTNNGELFLFGEFLEDDPVHVVARKKWNDRCKHTKGYCGLIVARGLMGASRGQPQMKDMMALFEARSLSSKDLGIGMLQLMPQIE
- a CDS encoding PAS domain-containing protein, yielding MRALPDSILRMKQDGTCLSYMPAKEANSFTLNGDILGKNVNEFLPAETAQQLIEYARLALRTGATQIFQFPVSFKDKQQYQEARISTIGDKEFLIIFRDLANLEQHKVEQTQ